GATAATGCGATCATACCAAAAAAGAAAATTAAAAAACCAATTAAGAATCCACTATTCTTAATTAGACGCTTATTCCAAAAAGGGAAACCGTAACGCCCAATAAAATATAGTTTACATTCATTTTTTCTATAAATTGGCTTTATTTTTTTCACATCTCGTAATAGCATACAAAAAACTAACGTTTCTTCAGCAATTTTCTTAACGTCCCAAACTAATAATTTCCTACGCACACATTCATTAACAAATCGTTCCGCTCCTCTACCTTCAATTCGTACCTTTACATATCCAAGCCACTTTATAAACCATTTATTTTTCATCTACCACCTTCACTACCTTTCCAAAAGTAGACACTCTACTTTTCACTTTAATTAGCAAAATAGCTCGTACGAAAATGAAATAAAGAGTTTTATTTTCCATAAATAGCGGGCTAAACTAAATAGTAGGGTCAAATCATTAGAATAAAGAAGAAAAACTTCACATACGGAAGTTTCCCTTACTTCTCTTTCTTTTCGTCTTCTAAAAACGTCACTTGTTCAATTATCCCTTCAAGCAAAAGTTCTTCTGGAAGGATTGTTTTAATAACAAAGGACTGCCCCTTAATTAATAACTGACCATGCTTTAGCAATAATCTTACTTCTTTATCTGAAAACACTAATAAACCTCGATGATTTTCTATATAGATATGCACTTGCCCAACAAGCGTGATCCGAGGTAGATCCATTAGCACATCCACTGGCAGGTCTATTTGCTTCGTTAACCAATTCTTCATTTGTTCTAATTTTTTCATCCCAAAAGACCCCCTCTCATCCCATATGTATGAAAAAAGAGCTTGTAATATCACGTCCAAACTGAAAAAAAGCATAAAAAAACGTCTCATACGAAATGAGACGTTTTTTTATGCTAATAGCTGGATAACCAGCTTATTCACAAGCGATCCGTCTGTTTTACCTTTTACTTTCGGCATAACAGCAGTCATCACCTTACCCATATCTGCTTTAGAAGTCGCACCAACTTCAGAAATAACTTGTTTGATTACATCAACTAGCTCTTCTTCAGTTAATTGCTCCGGCAAATATGCGCTTAAAATCTGAATTTCACTTTGCAGTTTATTAACAAGGTCTTCACGACCAGCTTTTTTAAATTCAAGGAGGGAGTCCTTATGCTGTTTTACTTCACGAGCTAAAACTGTTAGTTCCTCTTCTTCAGTAAGAGTATGCTGTAGTTTAATACCTTCATTTTGTAAAGCAGCCTTAACCATACGAATGACGGTTAATTTTTCTTTTTGTTTATTCTTCATCGCTTGTTTCATATCATCGTTTAAACGACCGAGAAGACTCATAACTTACACCCTCTCTTAGAATTTACGCTTTCTTGCCGCTTCAGATTTCTTCTTACGTTTTACACTTGGTTTTTCATAAAACTCGCGCTTTCTTGCTTCAGCAAGTGTACCAGTTTTAGAAACCGATCTTTTAAAACGGCGAAGTGCATCCTCCAAAGACTCGTTTTTACGAACGACTGTTTTTGACATTCTCTTTCCCTCCCTCCGAAACATCACACTTACATACTAACTCCAGCATGCAAAAAGAAACACTTCTTCAGCATGTCTTTTACGATTATAATACATTTTATCACTTCAGGTCAACTATTTGGCAGAATAAAAGAAGAATAGATGCTCTTCCTTTTTAAAAAACTATGTAGATAGCTGTTATCCTTTCACCTAAAGACAACTACATTTTTGTGATGACACCTTTTTTCATGCAGGAATGTACGAAACAACTATTCATTTCGTATATTTTCAGTACTTAACTTCTCCACTAAAAAGAAAGCATGCAAATCGTTTCCATTTGCATGCTTTTTATCACGCTATTTGCCCTGCCATCCGATTGGTGAGGACTGATAATCAGCGAGGGATACCCTACTGATTAAAGTTTCACTTTATGCGCTTGCTGATTCTTTTTTCACATCATCTTCAAGAACACGAACAAATTGCGCTTCATTATATGGATAACCAGCTTTCGTAATTTTTACTTTCACTAGTTTACCAATTAATTCTTCTGATCCTTCAAATACAATTTTCAAGTAGTTATCTGTATAACCTACATATAACCCTTCGCGGTCGCCCTCTTTGAATTGCTCTTCCGGAATGATTTCAAGTACTTCGCCTTCAAACTGTGACGCATACTCTTTCGCTAATTGATTAGATAGTTCAATTAAACGGTGAACACGATCGTTCTTTACATCTTCAGGAACTTGATCTTCCATGCGCGCTGCAGGTGTTCCTGTACGTTTTGAGTAAGGGAATACATGTAACTCAGAGAAGCGATTCTCTTTAATGAAATTGTATGTTTCCATGAATTCTTCTTCCGTTTCACCTGGGAAACCAACGATTACGTCCGATGTAATCGCAAGACCTGGTAACGCTTCTTTCAAACGATCTAAACGCTCTTGGAAAAATTCCATCGTATACTTACGACGCATACGTTTTAATACTGTATTAGATCCAGATTGCAACGGAATGTGTAAGTGACGTACAACTACTTCAGACTTATCTAACACTTCAATTACTTCATCTGAAATCTGACTCGCTTCAATAGAAGAAATACGAAGACGTTTTAATCCGCTTACTTCCGCTTCCATATCACGAAGTAATCCAGCTAAGTTATAATCTTTAATATCTTCACCGTACCCACCTGTATGAATACCTGTTAATACGATTTCTTTATAGCCTGCATCTACTAATTGCTGTGCTTGTTTAATAACTTCTTTCCCATCACGAGAACGCATTAAACCACGCGCCCAAGGAATAATACAGAATGTACAGAAGTTATTAC
This Bacillus paramycoides DNA region includes the following protein-coding sequences:
- the yqfC gene encoding sporulation protein YqfC, which produces MKKLEQMKNWLTKQIDLPVDVLMDLPRITLVGQVHIYIENHRGLLVFSDKEVRLLLKHGQLLIKGQSFVIKTILPEELLLEGIIEQVTFLEDEKKEK
- the mtaB gene encoding tRNA (N(6)-L-threonylcarbamoyladenosine(37)-C(2))-methylthiotransferase MtaB; this translates as MSTVAFHTLGCKVNHYETEAIWQLFKQGGYERTEYEKKADVYVINTCTVTNTGDKKSRQVIRRAVRQNPDAVICVTGCYAQTSPAEIMAIPGVDIVVGTQDREKMLGYIEEFRKERQPINAVRNIMKTRVYEELDVPYFTDRTRASLKIQEGCNNFCTFCIIPWARGLMRSRDGKEVIKQAQQLVDAGYKEIVLTGIHTGGYGEDIKDYNLAGLLRDMEAEVSGLKRLRISSIEASQISDEVIEVLDKSEVVVRHLHIPLQSGSNTVLKRMRRKYTMEFFQERLDRLKEALPGLAITSDVIVGFPGETEEEFMETYNFIKENRFSELHVFPYSKRTGTPAARMEDQVPEDVKNDRVHRLIELSNQLAKEYASQFEGEVLEIIPEEQFKEGDREGLYVGYTDNYLKIVFEGSEELIGKLVKVKITKAGYPYNEAQFVRVLEDDVKKESASA
- a CDS encoding GatB/YqeY domain-containing protein, with translation MSLLGRLNDDMKQAMKNKQKEKLTVIRMVKAALQNEGIKLQHTLTEEEELTVLAREVKQHKDSLLEFKKAGREDLVNKLQSEIQILSAYLPEQLTEEELVDVIKQVISEVGATSKADMGKVMTAVMPKVKGKTDGSLVNKLVIQLLA
- the rpsU gene encoding 30S ribosomal protein S21; translated protein: MSKTVVRKNESLEDALRRFKRSVSKTGTLAEARKREFYEKPSVKRKKKSEAARKRKF